CTTCGACCACGACTGCCGCGAGGGCATCTGCGGCATGTGCGGCATGGTCATCAACGGTGTCGCGCACGGCGAGCAGGTGGCCACCACCACCTGCCAGCTGCACATGCGGCACTTCGAGGACAACGCGGTCATCACCATCGAGCCGTGGCGCGCCGCGCCCTTCCCGGTGGTGAAGGACCTGGTCGTGGACCGCTCGGCGTTCGACCGGATCATCCAGGCGGGCGGCTTCGTCTCCGTCCCGGCGGGATCGGCCCCCGACGCGCACAGCGTCCCGGTGAAGAAGGTCGACGCCGACGCGGCGTTCGACGCGGCCACCTGCATCGGCTGCGGCGCCTGTGTCGCCGCCTGCCCGAACGGCTCGGCCTCCCTCTTCACCGCCGCCAAGATCACCCACCTGGGCCTGCTGCCGCAGGGCCAGCCCGAGCGCGACTCCCGCGCCAAGGCCATGGTCGAGCAGATGGACGCCGAGGGCTTCGGCGGCTGTACCAACACCGGCGAGTGCACGGCGGTCTGCCCCAAGGGCATCCCGCTGGACACGATCGCCCAGATGAACCACGACTACCTGCG
This region of Streptosporangium sp. NBC_01495 genomic DNA includes:
- a CDS encoding succinate dehydrogenase/fumarate reductase iron-sulfur subunit, which codes for MNLTLKVWRQRGPEDKGRMVTYRVEDVSPDMSFLEMLDVLNERLILEGDDPVAFDHDCREGICGMCGMVINGVAHGEQVATTTCQLHMRHFEDNAVITIEPWRAAPFPVVKDLVVDRSAFDRIIQAGGFVSVPAGSAPDAHSVPVKKVDADAAFDAATCIGCGACVAACPNGSASLFTAAKITHLGLLPQGQPERDSRAKAMVEQMDAEGFGGCTNTGECTAVCPKGIPLDTIAQMNHDYLRAAK